Part of the Sodalinema gerasimenkoae IPPAS B-353 genome is shown below.
AGCTATGTAGCCTGGATTCGTCGCTATATCCTTTTTCATAACAAACGCCACCCTAAAGATATGGGGTCACTAGAGGTTGAGACCTTCCTGACCCATCTTGCAGTTACAGAAGATGTATACAAGGACTTTAAAGAC
Proteins encoded:
- a CDS encoding phage integrase N-terminal SAM-like domain-containing protein, with the protein product MLDQVRDAIRLKHYSYRTEQSYVAWIRRYILFHNKRHPKDMGSLEVETFLTHLAVTEDVYKDFKDLADKIASRTELVLPNSQLTLEPELK